In Bradysia coprophila strain Holo2 unplaced genomic scaffold, BU_Bcop_v1 contig_339, whole genome shotgun sequence, a genomic segment contains:
- the LOC119079826 gene encoding chymotrypsin-2-like, with the protein MPIPQEFYSVFAGSLSLNGNGGRYFLSNNLTHPKHTVKGQNYDIGIITTATEITFIPKRVGPIAYSNVETVIGTECVVTGWGNMGRNGGGKDPIYLQELHQRTLSNLECQFRLEGVTQTDICAFSRIGQGHCNGDSGGPLVDVRKQILIGIVSRARKCGFGLPDIYTRVSFFYSWIQGYLKAQVM; encoded by the exons ATGCCCATACCGCAGGAATTCTACTCAGTATTTGCCGGATCACTTAGCTTAAATGGTAACGGTGGACGCTATTTTCTCAGCAACAACCTAACTCATCCGAAGCATACTGTGAAGGGTCAAAACTACGATATCGGAATCATTACTACAGCAACGGAAATTACCTTTATTCCGAAAAGA GTTGGACCAATCGCCTATTCCAATGTGGAAACTGTCATCGGTACTGAATGTGTAGTAACAGGATGGGGTAATATGGGAAGAAATGGAGGCGGTAAAGATCCAATTTATCTTCAAGAACTACATCAACGTACGTTAAGCAATCTGGAGTGTCAATTCAGACTTGAGGGTGTAACGCAAACGGATATCTGTGCATTTTCACGAATTGGACAGGG aCACTGTAATGGCGATTCAGGTGGGCCACTTGTCGATGTACGCAAACAAATTCTTATTGGAATCGTTTCACGTGCGAGAAAATGCGGTTTCGGTTTGCCAGATATTTATACCAGAGTTTCCTTCTTTTACAGTTGGATTCAAGGCTATCTCAAAGCTCAGGTGATGTGA
- the LOC119079804 gene encoding putative serine protease K12H4.7 isoform X3 yields MMRFLIIAAIIATALAAPAAEKRRVPFHQLLRRDPFPEPKDASAIPANVTLLTIEQQVDNFNPANRDTWLQRYYINDEFYTPGSPFFLFLGGEWAITPYRMNFSLMHDMADDFNASILYLEHRFYGESRPTPNVTDENLRFLQPEQALADTAHFISHIRATVPGAANSEFILVGGHYSASLAVWFRQAYPHLSLGVWASSAPLESVVDFDQFKVATGAAFRNVGGDSCYDALELGFERMQDLVDDGDFEELSEAFFLCDTLEPEDLPHFFSIIAELYATMPQFADEYSMEVTCAYIELAGSTVESIAHVVLAIIDPEEGECLNIDFDDIIEAERETEWDSPAVVTGYRQWTHQLCSLIGWFHTSGSPDQPFGDSFPVEVYHDGCAAVFGEGFTAERLESNSARFNTIFGALEPRITNAVLVYGEHDPWSVLGRRTNLTEDAVAIVIEGATMGNDLGPATDADSDALAEAKEQIVEIIRGWLD; encoded by the exons ATGATGAGATTTCTGATAATTGCTGCGATAATAGCAACAGCTTTGGCTGCACCTGCTGCTGAAAAGCGAAGAGTCCCATTTCATCAATTGCTCAGACGAGATCCATTCCCAGAGCCCAAGGACGCATCGGCAATTCCTGCTAATGTAACACTCTTAACGATCGAACAACAGGTGGACAATTTTAATCCAGCAAACAGAGACACATGGTTGCAACGATACTATATCAACGATGAGTTCTACACACCTGGATCTCCATTCTTTTTGTTCTTGGGAGGTGAATGGGCCATCACTCCATATCGCATGAATTTCAGTCTTATGCATGACATGGCCGATGACTTCAATGCTAGCATTTTGTACTTGGAACATCGTTTCTATGGAGAGAGTCGCCCAACACC AAATGTTACTGACGAAAACCTCCGGTTCTTGCAACCAGAACAAGCTCTGGCCGATACCGCTCACTTCATCAGTCATATCCGCGCAACCGTACCAGGAGCAGCAAACTCAGAATTCATTCTTGTTGGTGGACATTACTCTGCTTCCTTAGCCGTTTGGTTCCGACAGGCCTATCCACATTTGTCGTTGG GTGTTTGGGCATCAAGTGCTCCCCTTGAATCCGTTGTAGACTTTGATCAATTTAAAGTTGCCACAGGAGCAGCCTTCCGAAATGTTGGTGGAGATTCCTGCTACGATGCTTTGGAACTAGGTTTCGAAAGAATGCAAGATCTGGTAGATGATGGAGACTTCGAAGAACTGTCTGAAGCATTTTTCTTGTGTGATACACTTGAGCCAGAAGATCTTCCTCATTTCTTCAGTATCATCGCTGAATTATACGCCACAATGCCTCAGTTTGCTGA CGAATATTCCATGGAAGTTACTTGCGCCTACATCGAATTAGCTGGAAGCACAGTTGAAAGCATTGCACATGTAGTGCTCGCAATTATTGACCCAGAAGAAGGAGAATGTCTAAACATTGACTTCGATGATATTATTGAGGCAGAACGTGAAACTGAATGGGATTCACCAGCCGTTGTTACTGGATACAGACAATGGACCCATCAATTGTGTTCTCTCATTGGCTGGTTCCACACTTCGGGATCACCAGACCAACCGTTTGGAGACAGCTTCCCCGTAGAAGTTTACCATGACGGTTGTGCAGCTGTTTTTGGTGAAGG ATTCACTGCCGAGCGCCTTGAAAGCAATTCAGCTAGATTCAACACAATATTCGGTGCATTGGAACCAAGAATCACTAACGCAGTTTTAGTGTACGGCGAACATGACCCATGGTCCGTTCTTGGACGACGAACGAATTTGACCGAAGATGCTGTCGCTATTGTCATTGAAG gTGCTACTATGGGTAACGATTTGGGACCAGCCACCGATGCAGATTCTGATGCTTTGGCTGAAGCAAAGgaacaaattgtagaaatCATCCGTGGATGGTTAGATTAA